Proteins encoded in a region of the Tissierellales bacterium genome:
- a CDS encoding DMT family transporter, protein MNKKNSISLVDILMVLVAVSWGFHPIAIKFGIENLPPSTFNPFRMVLAALSAILITAILGEFKKIELVDWPKLLFVSIIGYFCYQNFFGLGSGNTTSGNVSFIFALVPISIALINWMRGAKISTQMWFGIAISVIGVFTLILGSGQSLDLSGTNMKGIVYIFISVISFSLFTIYSSDLSKKYSCSLISCYAISITSLMLVAISWNSIDFVALKSANSVAWFGAAFSGVIAVSMASFLWTWGAEKLGSTKVSVYNNLPPVFTMVAGFFMLGERFTTIQIIGAIMIFAGLYVSNAQFGNKHSKIQSHSTNSKAA, encoded by the coding sequence ATGAACAAAAAAAATAGCATAAGTTTAGTCGACATTCTAATGGTACTTGTCGCTGTAAGTTGGGGTTTTCATCCTATTGCAATTAAATTTGGAATAGAAAATTTGCCTCCTAGTACATTCAATCCATTTAGAATGGTATTAGCAGCCCTTTCAGCCATTTTGATAACCGCAATTTTGGGCGAATTCAAAAAAATAGAATTAGTCGATTGGCCAAAACTCTTATTTGTGAGCATCATAGGTTATTTTTGCTACCAAAATTTCTTCGGACTTGGTTCTGGAAACACTACCTCTGGGAATGTTTCATTCATATTCGCATTGGTTCCAATTTCTATTGCTTTGATTAACTGGATGAGAGGTGCTAAAATATCAACTCAAATGTGGTTTGGCATAGCTATATCAGTTATTGGAGTATTTACATTAATTCTAGGCTCTGGTCAAAGTCTTGACCTCTCTGGGACAAATATGAAAGGAATAGTGTATATCTTTATATCAGTTATATCATTCTCATTATTCACTATTTATTCTAGCGATTTATCAAAAAAATACTCATGCAGTCTGATTTCTTGCTACGCAATATCAATTACATCTTTGATGTTAGTTGCTATATCTTGGAATTCAATAGATTTCGTAGCATTAAAATCGGCAAACTCAGTAGCTTGGTTTGGCGCTGCATTTTCAGGAGTAATAGCCGTTTCAATGGCTAGCTTTCTTTGGACTTGGGGAGCTGAAAAATTAGGTAGTACAAAAGTTTCAGTGTACAACAACCTACCACCAGTATTTACTATGGTTGCAGGCTTCTTCATGTTGGGAGAACGCTTCACTACAATACAAATCATAGGTGCTATAATGATATTTGCAGGTCTTTATGTATCAAATGCACAATTTGGTAATAAACATTCAAAAATTCAATCACATAGCACTAATTCAAAAGCTGCCTAA